The genomic DNA CCGTTTCGGTGGGTCCGGCCGCCGTCAGTGCGACCTCCTGCCGAAGATAGACGGTAACGAGGAGTATCGGCGCGACCGCGACCGAGACGAACAGCGGGGACCGTATCCCCATCTCGAACCCCGGACCGTACCAGAACATCAGGAGGGCCTGCCTGACACCGTAGACGAACAGCGCGACCCCGCCCCCGACTGCCAGGAGGACACGCGCCCGTTTTTGTAGTGTCGGGGCCGGGCTCTCGGCGAACTGCTGGATGGCCCAGAACCGAACCGCCTCGTGGGAGACGACGGCGGCCACAGTCAGCGCGACGAGCACCGACAACGGCAACTCGAACGCGAGCATGTCGATGTCGAACGGCGGCGTGAAACCCGGAGAGGGCTGGATGCCCGGGACCGTCGCCAGTAACTGCTGGCGAAACGACTGACTCACGGCGTCGTAGGCGACGTAGAAGACCAGTAGCACCGAGAATACGTTGTACCCGGCCGTACTCGTGAGGCCGTCGTAGCCGGCCTGGAGGGCCCTACGGATGTCGAGAGACATACTTGCATTCGGACTCGGGCAGATGTTAAAAACAATCGGTCGCCCGTTGCGACGCTTGGTACGGTGCGGATTTCCCATAGTGCTCGGGCGTGAACCAACGAGCCGATTCTGCTTGACTGGTCGTGCTTCTTGCTGCAATCGGGGACGCCCTCCAACCTGCATCTGTCCACGAAGTCATTTAATGTGCTCTCAGAGAATTGTCCGATAGCAAGATGGGGCACGTCTACTACCACCACCCTGCAGACAAGCAATTCTCTCTCGATTTCGTCAATCCAGACCCCGAAAATCTTGTGTCACAACTGGTTGACTACGACGGGAATGTAGCCGTGAAAGTCACGGAATACGAGCTGGACACAGAGTTCTACGGTGTCTACACATCTCGGATCGGCGGCGGTGCAGTGAGCGAGATCGAACTTGACCTCAGTGACGCTCTTGGGGACATGACTGAGGACAACGGGACGATTGTCGCACGTCTCCTAGAGATATATCGGGCGCTCCTCTCGCAGAATGAGGAAGAAGAGGGATGCCTGTGGAGGCCTACAAGAACATCGATATTGACAACCCCAACGGTCAGTACAGAGCTTGGCTCTCACGACTGGCGTCAAATACGCATCTGTCCGCGCTATTATCAATCTTCCCGATGTTCTTCCCAGAACAGTGTAAGTAGATGAACCTCTTTTGATCTCGGGCGCGCTGCGTATATCACTCGACGAAAATCCGTTCATACAGAAAGCCGGTCCCACTCCGTTTAACCGGGAGATCGTCCTCACTACCAGGTCCTTCGGACCGGTCGTTAGCGAGAAAGCTCGTGGCTCTCCAAGAAGCTGGTCGTGCTGCTCGCCTCATGCTTGACCGAGCAGACCAACGGTCAGTACAGTGTAGCTATTTACCGTGACGAACCAAGCGGTTGAATAGATGAATAAGTTGGAATCCGTTGGTGCCCTTCTTATCGGAGTTGGAGGTATTGGCGGCTCAGTAGCGACAACTCAGTCGTTCTCCGTAGCGGTATTTCCGTCTGTTTCTATCATTGCTCTCGGGATTGCTGTAGCCCTAGTCGGAAGATACAGAGAGTAAACGCTCCGCCAGTACAGAGTGTGTAGTCAACACGTGGTCTCATTTCTTTCAGACACTTCTCCTTGGGTTGAGCATTTAGCGTCTGTGCCAATGTATCTTTGATTCCGCGACCAGAATCACGTGGTAGAGTCATAAACATACAGAAATAGCAGACTGACGATACCGAGAACCCCTAAACCTATGCTGCCAGACTGTGGGACAATTTGAGCGTAAATAAAGACCCCAGTTGCTAAGATTACTATCAATAGGAATTCTATTAACACCAAATGCTTGCGCATTCCGGAGTCCATTAGTTTCCTTAGTGGGATGAATCTCTTTATCGTTTAATATTCCGACTGGAGCGCGTAGTCAGCTCTAGAGAAACGACTTGAAGTGGAGACCACATACGACACGTTCGCCCCGTCTTGATGGGGGATGCCACGATGACTCAGCGCAGGTAGTGGTAGCTCGCGCCGAGGACCAGCCCGAACACGAGGTGCGTGAGCAGGCCCATCAGGCCGAGGTTCGGGAGCGGCGGTGGGCTGGGGAATCCGACGACCGACAGCCACAGCGGCATGACGACACCAGCGGCGACGACCGAGAGGATCACGCCGTACGCGAGACCAAGGCCGACGACGCCGCCCGCCGACTCCGCGACGGCTGCTAGCCTGGGTTGTGTCAACGCCGCGACGAAGACGACGCCGAACACAGCGCTGATCGACATGTGGACGACCCAACCGGCGAGCCCACCGGATAGGCCGACCAGTGCCGGGATTGCGCTCTCGAGGAGAGGCGGCATCAGCAGTGAGAACAATACGCCCATTACGAGCCCGCCGATGAGTCCCGCTTCCACGCCATATTGCCACGACTGGCCGTCTCGTACCGCCTGAGTTCGTTGGAGGCCCCGCGCCTCCTGCTGTGTTTCTTGTACCATTAGAATCACTAAGTCCTAGAGGCGGTAAACCAACATAAGGCGTGTAGATCGTTCAATAAAATTTATCGTGGTGTCGGTCAGCTTACTGAGTCTGGTCTCGACAACGCGGTACCGGAATATCCAATTACCACACCTGTCACGGATATCGAAACGCACCCCTTCAAAAGAGTAAGTTCAGCATCCAGTAGTTGACCCTGCAGTGACGGCTGTATTCTGTACCGAGGGGAGGATCTTGTACTAGAGATTACTACCGTTCTCTAACCGTGGCCGGGCTTTGCTGACTATGCGCTGTGTATTCACCACGACGTCGACGATATCGTATCGCTACTTGAACAGATTCGCCAGCGAGGACATAGTGCTCACACTGTATTCAGCGACTGGGTAGACCTGATGTTGTTCGCATTGCAGCGTCAGGACGAGCCGTGCTTGGGGATCATCGACGACTACTGCGAACCAGCCGATATGGATCGAGGTCAGGGGGAGCGCTCCATTGACTCTTCGCAACGGCGTTTGGGCGACTCCAGGCACAGATGGCTGAGACCAACACTGACGTCGTTAGTGCCGTCTACGAGGAATACGGCCTTTCCAGTGACGCCTTTGGGCAGCACTTCACATCCACTCGGTTTGTGATATGCTGATCGAAATCTCTGGTGCCGCCGGTGACGACCCAGACTGCACTCGATATCAGCGATCCCATTCAGTGCCTCCTGTAGCTCACCGCGTATCGATTCAAGACCTGCGTCCCGATAGATAAACTCAATCTGGATACTATCTTCAGTCACACGCTCTCAGTTCTGTATGTCCCAACTTGCGCCTCGAGTGTCTTCAATTAGCTGACCCACTTTGTTCGGGTCACCGGTATCACTATTAATGAACTCATCCCGATCCTTCGCCACAACAGTCACACCCGGACTGGCAGGTGACCGGTCTGGCGAGGATGCAGAATCACGGCCTGCAGTTCTTCCTCGCCGACGAACCTGCCTTCTGGTACGGGCCTGAGGCAACACTCACGCCAGCGGAGGTGGTGTGCCATACACTCGTCCTCGGCAGTGATAGCCGTCGCGTCAGCTACGCGATGTTGCTTATCGAACAGCTCGGCATCGACTAGGAGTTACTCACAGCTACTGCGTCGTGGTACGATCTTGTAGCGACGGTCGAAGTCCTGTATCAGACGCTTGATGGCGAGACCGCCAGCACGGCCGACGCCGCCGTCTCGCTGCCGAGCGAGATTGAATTTATGCGACTCAAGCAGCAGTACGGGGTCCCATGACTACGTTCACAGGGAGTGAGGCGATTAAAGCCTTCCTCGAGAAGTTCGACAGTTGGCTTGCCCAGCCACTGACGGTGTCCCTCATCGGCGGGTCAGCGATGACAGTGTAGGGGCTGAAAGACCAGACCGAAGATATCGACCTGGCACTGGGTATTGTCTCGGAGTTCGAGCATGTGTGAGACACTCCAAGTACAGGGGTTCACCGTGGTGGGCGAGCCGATAACAGCCTTCAACGACGTCGGGACCACCGTCGAGTTAGAACACACCGAGCGCGGCATCCAGATCGATCTCTTCGAGCGGCAAATCGTCGGCAAAGTGTGGTTCACCGATCGGATGCGCAACCGGGCCGACGTGTTCTGGACTGGGACACACGCGACAGCGTTGCTTCCTGCTGATGAGGATCTATTCCTATTGAAAGCCGTGTCTGGTGGTGATCTGGCGAGCGGTCGACTACGTGACCTTGAGGATATGCGGACGTATGCGCAGCGTGGACCCGACTTCGAGGTAATTCTGAGCGAGATCGGTGAGCAGCGCCCCTTCAACACCGGCGCTACTGAAGCACGACAGATCCGTGACCGATCTCATCCGCTGTTCACTATCGAGATTGCGGTGGAATCGCTCTCGGGCCTGCCGAAATCATTCACGTCCCAAATCGAAGAGTTCGGCACAGAATTCGAAATCGAGTATACTGTCCTCGCCGCTGCCGACGATGGCCTCCGAGACGTGCAGGCGATTCGAGACCGAGTCGCTACAGATGTACGAACAGTGTCAGCCGACCAGACAGCTGCAGTCGACGCTGCTATCGACCGCCTGGCCGACAAGCGAATTTTGCAGCGCGACGGCGACACTGTCGAACTAGTATAACCGGTTCCTGCTGGCGAACCTCACAGTTACCCCGGTCGAGTTTGGCTTCGAGCATTTCGAGCAGTTCGTCTCCCTCCTCTTCCAGCTCGGTAGCCCGTACCAGCGAGACGTCACTGAATTCTTTGTGCCACCCACTGTGAGTAGCGATATGACACTCGCTCCGGCTGTGGTCATTCTGCCAGCATTCACGAATGCGGAGTACACTGGCGACGCATCGGAGGTCGCCCACTGGCACGATCGATACGACTTCGACCGGGAGGTAGAGATTCCGGGTTGCAAGCACGAACTACTGTATGCCAGCGAGTCCGACATCGCCCTCGTCCCGACTGGAATCGGCAAAAGTGAAGCTGCCACGACGGTCGCCGCGCTTGCAGCTAGCGACAGGGTCGCACTCAACGAGGCGACGACACTGACCGTCGGGATTGCCGGCTGTAATCCGGCTGCCGGGACACTGGGCAGTGTCTTCATCACAGACCGGGTTATCGACGGTGATATCAAACTCCGTATCGGCGACACGACGCGTCGGATGCAGTGGCTTGTCGATGAGTACGTCTGGGACCTCGACACCGACCTCGTCGACCGGGCGATTGGGGCCGCCCAAGACGTGGCCCTGGCCGATAGTGAACGTGCCCAAGCGATCCGCGACGACTACGACGACAGCCGGTCACCGAGTGTCGACACGGGAGTGACTGTTTGTGGGGACGAGGTCTACCACGGGACAACCGCAGCCACACAGGTTTCGCAACTGTGTGACTGGTATGGCATCACCGAGTTCGCCACGACAGAGATGGAAGACGCTGGAACGGTGACCGCACTGGAGCGGTTCGGACTCCTCGATCAGTACGTCTCCATCAGAGCGGCGGCGAACTTCGACCGCGAACCATCGGGTGGTGATCCCAGCGAGAGTATCGAGCGCGACGTTTTCGAGTTGGGGACCGAGAACGCAGTTCGCGTGGGCCATG from Halomicroarcula saliterrae includes the following:
- a CDS encoding histidine kinase codes for the protein MPPLLESAIPALVGLSGGLAGWVVHMSISAVFGVVFVAALTQPRLAAVAESAGGVVGLGLAYGVILSVVAAGVVMPLWLSVVGFPSPPPLPNLGLMGLLTHLVFGLVLGASYHYLR